A single region of the Pseudomonas sp. B21-023 genome encodes:
- a CDS encoding GMC family oxidoreductase yields MPAPDPFRLGLERGWITHDGSRLEQDLTLTADVAVIGSGAGGATTAEGLSAAGLKVLLIEEGPLKTSSDFHLLEHEAYADLYQEGLGRLSKDGAITILQGRAVGGTTLVNWTSSFRTPPQTLEHWAREHGVKGLDNDTLKPWFERMEQHLGISPWAMPPNANNDVLRRGCEALGHRWAVIPRNVRGCWNLGYCGMGCPVNAKQSMLVTSIPATLEHGGELLYLARAERFNHDGQRIDHLQCQALDARGIQPTGRQVRVRARHYVLAGGGINSPALLLRSDAPDPHQRLGKRTFLHLVNFSAAQFEAKIDPYYGAPQSIYSDQFQWQDGVTGPVGYKLEVPPLHPALASTLLGGHGQDNAQRMAELPHTHVMLALLRDGFHPDSPGGQVELRGDGSPVLDYPVTDYLRDGLRRAWHSMAQIQFAAGARHVMPVHGDARYVSDPAQAQALIDGLPLELLRMRLGSAHVMGGCALGEDPRQAVCDSLGRHHQLENLSIHDGSLFPTSIGANPQLSVYALTALLSDALIGRLARGA; encoded by the coding sequence ATGCCCGCCCCCGACCCATTCCGCCTAGGCCTCGAAAGAGGCTGGATCACCCACGATGGCTCACGCCTGGAACAGGACCTGACCCTCACTGCCGACGTCGCCGTCATCGGCAGCGGCGCAGGCGGCGCCACCACCGCCGAAGGGCTCAGCGCCGCTGGCTTGAAGGTGCTGCTGATCGAGGAAGGGCCGCTGAAGACCAGCAGCGACTTCCACCTGCTCGAGCACGAAGCCTACGCCGACCTCTACCAGGAGGGCCTGGGCCGTCTGAGCAAAGACGGCGCCATTACCATTCTGCAGGGCCGGGCGGTGGGCGGCACTACCCTGGTCAATTGGACATCGAGCTTTCGCACACCGCCACAGACCCTGGAACACTGGGCTCGCGAGCATGGGGTCAAGGGCCTGGACAACGACACCCTGAAGCCGTGGTTCGAGCGCATGGAGCAGCATCTGGGCATCAGCCCCTGGGCGATGCCGCCCAATGCCAACAACGACGTGTTGCGTCGCGGCTGCGAGGCGCTTGGTCACCGCTGGGCGGTGATTCCGCGCAACGTGCGCGGCTGCTGGAACCTGGGTTACTGCGGCATGGGCTGCCCGGTCAACGCCAAGCAGTCGATGCTGGTCACCAGCATCCCGGCTACCCTGGAGCACGGCGGCGAGCTGCTCTACCTGGCCCGTGCCGAGCGGTTCAATCATGACGGCCAGCGCATCGACCACTTGCAATGCCAGGCCCTGGACGCTCGGGGTATCCAGCCCACAGGCCGCCAGGTTCGCGTACGCGCCCGCCACTATGTACTTGCCGGCGGCGGTATCAACAGCCCGGCACTGCTGCTGCGCTCAGACGCGCCTGACCCGCACCAGCGGCTGGGCAAGCGCACCTTCCTGCACCTGGTCAACTTCAGCGCAGCACAGTTCGAAGCGAAGATCGACCCGTACTACGGGGCGCCGCAATCGATCTACAGCGACCAGTTCCAGTGGCAGGACGGTGTCACCGGCCCGGTGGGCTACAAACTCGAAGTACCACCGTTGCACCCGGCCCTGGCCAGCACCCTGCTCGGCGGCCATGGCCAGGACAATGCCCAGCGCATGGCCGAACTGCCCCACACCCATGTGATGCTGGCGCTGTTGCGCGACGGCTTCCACCCCGACAGCCCCGGCGGCCAGGTAGAGCTGCGCGGCGATGGCTCGCCTGTGCTGGACTACCCCGTCACCGACTATCTGCGCGACGGCCTGCGCCGGGCCTGGCACAGCATGGCGCAGATCCAGTTCGCCGCCGGTGCCCGCCATGTGATGCCGGTGCATGGCGATGCTCGCTATGTCAGCGACCCGGCACAAGCCCAGGCGCTGATCGACGGCCTGCCCCTGGAACTGCTGCGCATGCGCCTGGGCAGCGCCCACGTCATGGGCGGCTGCGCCCTGGGCGAGGATCCGCGCCAGGCCGTGTGCGACAGCCTGGGCCGGCATCACCAGCTGGAAAACCTGTCGATCCACGACGGTTCGCTGTTCCCCACCAGCATTGGCGCCAACCCGCAGCTGTCGGTGTACGCCCTGACGGCCCTGCTCAGCGATGCGCTGATCGGCCGCCTGGCACGTGGCGCATGA
- a CDS encoding twin-arginine translocation pathway signal protein gives MQRRDLLRFGLGASLFLGATSLIGCSQQRPSAGYQVLRDDDLPLLQALIPVVLAGTQASTASVLQSLDHKLAALSPAMLKLTRQLFDVLTLSLTRGPLTGVWGGWADATGAEVERFLERWRDSSLNLLRQGHASLLQLLLMAWYERPEAWAACGYPGPPKI, from the coding sequence ATGCAGCGCCGCGACCTGCTGCGCTTTGGCCTGGGCGCCAGCCTGTTTCTGGGGGCGACCAGCCTGATCGGCTGTAGCCAGCAGAGGCCGTCGGCTGGTTACCAGGTGCTGCGCGACGACGACCTGCCGCTGTTGCAGGCACTGATTCCCGTCGTGCTGGCCGGTACCCAGGCGTCCACGGCGTCTGTGCTGCAAAGCCTCGACCACAAGCTGGCGGCGCTGTCGCCCGCCATGCTCAAGCTGACACGGCAATTGTTCGACGTGCTCACCCTGTCCCTCACTCGCGGACCACTGACCGGGGTCTGGGGCGGCTGGGCCGATGCCACCGGTGCCGAGGTTGAACGTTTCCTCGAACGCTGGCGCGACAGCTCGTTGAACCTGCTGCGCCAGGGTCACGCCTCGTTGCTGCAACTGCTGCTGATGGCCTGGTACGAACGCCCCGAAGCCTGGGCGGCGTGCGGCTACCCCGGCCCACCAAAGATCTGA
- a CDS encoding coniferyl aldehyde dehydrogenase: protein MTSPAVLPPVQSDLDLQATFDAQRQAFSGNPMPPATQRRQWLKSLREALLADQEHLITAIDADFSGRSRDETLLAELMPSVMGLRDAEKQLGRWMRPSRRKVGLAFHPASARVQYQPLGVVGIIVPWNYPLFLAIGPLTGALAAGNRVMLKLSESTPASGQALKNLLERVFPNDLVSVVLGEVEVGQAFARLPFDHLLFTGATSVGRHVMLAAAQNLTPVTLELGGKSPAIVSADVPLDTAAERIAFGKTLNAGQTCVAPDYVLVPRERLGAFADAYQRAVRRLYPRLTGNPDYSAIINERQLGRLNRLLDDAREQGAQVIDLYPDEPRQGRRLPPHLLLDVNDSMQVTQDEIFGPLLPVVPYERLGDALAYINQRPRPLALYYFGYDRGEQARVLRDTHSGGVCLNDTLLHVAQDDLPFGGIGPSGMGHYHGHEGFLTFSKAKAVLAKQRINAAKVIYPPYGKALQRLVYKLFIR, encoded by the coding sequence ATGACCTCGCCTGCCGTACTTCCCCCCGTACAATCCGACCTCGACCTGCAAGCGACGTTCGACGCTCAACGACAGGCGTTCTCCGGCAACCCGATGCCCCCGGCCACGCAACGCCGGCAGTGGTTGAAAAGCCTGCGCGAGGCGCTGCTGGCGGACCAGGAGCACCTGATTACAGCTATCGATGCCGACTTCAGTGGCCGCAGCCGTGACGAAACCCTGCTCGCCGAACTGATGCCGTCGGTCATGGGCCTGCGCGACGCGGAGAAACAGCTGGGCCGCTGGATGCGTCCATCGCGGCGCAAGGTCGGCCTGGCCTTCCACCCCGCCAGCGCCCGGGTGCAATACCAGCCACTGGGCGTGGTGGGGATCATCGTGCCGTGGAACTACCCGCTGTTTCTCGCCATCGGCCCACTGACCGGCGCCCTGGCCGCCGGCAACCGGGTGATGCTCAAGCTCAGCGAGTCGACCCCGGCCAGTGGCCAGGCCCTCAAGAACCTGCTCGAGCGCGTGTTCCCCAATGATCTGGTGAGCGTGGTGCTGGGCGAGGTGGAAGTCGGCCAGGCTTTTGCCCGCCTGCCCTTCGACCACCTGCTGTTCACCGGCGCCACCAGCGTCGGCCGCCATGTGATGCTGGCCGCCGCGCAAAACCTCACGCCAGTGACCCTTGAGCTGGGCGGCAAGTCGCCGGCTATCGTATCGGCCGACGTGCCGTTGGACACCGCCGCCGAACGCATCGCCTTCGGCAAGACCCTCAACGCCGGCCAGACCTGCGTCGCCCCCGATTACGTGCTGGTGCCCCGCGAGCGCCTGGGCGCCTTCGCCGACGCCTACCAGCGCGCTGTGCGCCGCCTCTATCCGCGCCTGACCGGCAACCCCGACTACAGCGCGATCATCAACGAGCGCCAGCTTGGCCGCCTGAACCGGTTGCTGGACGATGCCCGCGAGCAGGGAGCCCAGGTGATCGACCTCTATCCCGACGAGCCGCGCCAGGGTCGCCGGCTGCCCCCTCACCTGCTGCTGGACGTAAACGACAGCATGCAGGTGACGCAGGACGAGATATTCGGCCCCCTGCTACCCGTGGTGCCCTACGAGCGCCTGGGCGACGCCCTGGCCTACATCAACCAGCGACCTCGCCCCCTGGCGCTCTACTACTTCGGCTATGACCGTGGCGAGCAGGCCCGGGTACTGCGCGACACCCACTCCGGCGGTGTCTGCCTCAACGACACCCTGCTGCATGTGGCCCAGGATGACCTGCCATTTGGCGGCATCGGCCCGTCCGGTATGGGCCACTACCACGGTCACGAAGGTTTCCTGACCTTCAGCAAGGCCAAGGCCGTGTTGGCCAAGCAACGCATCAATGCCGCCAAGGTGATCTACCCGCCTTATGGCAAGGCCTTGCAACGGCTGGTCTACAAGCTGTTCATCCGCTGA
- a CDS encoding TetR/AcrR family transcriptional regulator, with product MAPRMKTRERIVQSSLELFNQQGERCVSTNHIAAHMEISPGNLYYHFPNKQAIIAVLFNQYEALVDSFLRPPQGRTATVEDKRFYLKALLAAMWNYRFLHRDLEHLLDSDPELAARYRRFSQRCLQQGQAIYRGFVEAGILNMDAAQVESLTINAWIVLTSWVRFLSTTREHSAHLGEEAFKRGVYQVVVLELGYVTPTARAAVQALCAEFHVPFNQALEH from the coding sequence ATGGCCCCGCGCATGAAGACCCGAGAGCGCATCGTGCAGAGCAGCCTGGAGCTGTTCAACCAGCAGGGCGAGCGTTGCGTCAGCACCAACCACATTGCCGCGCACATGGAAATCTCGCCCGGCAACCTGTACTACCACTTCCCCAACAAGCAGGCGATCATCGCCGTGCTGTTCAATCAGTACGAAGCGCTGGTCGACAGCTTCCTGCGCCCGCCCCAGGGCCGCACCGCCACCGTCGAAGACAAGCGCTTCTACCTCAAGGCGCTGCTGGCGGCGATGTGGAACTACCGCTTCCTGCACCGCGACCTCGAGCACCTGCTCGACAGCGACCCGGAACTGGCGGCCCGCTATCGGCGCTTCTCGCAGCGCTGTCTGCAGCAGGGGCAGGCCATTTACCGCGGCTTTGTCGAGGCCGGCATCCTGAACATGGATGCCGCGCAGGTGGAGTCGCTGACCATCAACGCCTGGATCGTGCTGACTTCCTGGGTGCGTTTTCTCAGCACCACCCGCGAGCATTCCGCGCACCTGGGTGAAGAAGCGTTCAAGCGCGGCGTCTATCAGGTGGTGGTGCTGGAGCTGGGGTATGTCACCCCGACCGCGCGTGCCGCGGTACAGGCGCTGTGCGCTGAGTTCCATGTCCCGTTCAACCAGGCCCTGGAGCATTGA
- a CDS encoding sulfurtransferase: MPLAQLITPQQLAERLGAPGLVILDCRFALEDVDYGQRSYAEGHIAGAHFADLERDLSGPVLKGSTGRHPLPDPQRLVERLREWGVDNDSQVVLYDDGPGAFAARAWWLLAWLGKRDAVFILDGGLKAWHAAHLPLSLDPPVRREGNFSGGPDMALLVDAAHLAKRLDDPAMTLIDARGLPRFRGEVEPIDPVAGHIPGARCAAFTDNLGADGRFLPAAQLKQRFAEKLGDRAPEDLVAYCGSGVTACHNLFALSLAGYPLGRLYAGSWSEWINDPRRGVATGD; encoded by the coding sequence ATGCCCCTCGCGCAATTGATCACCCCGCAACAGCTGGCCGAACGCCTGGGCGCGCCCGGCCTGGTGATCCTCGACTGCCGCTTTGCCTTGGAAGATGTCGACTACGGCCAACGCAGCTACGCCGAAGGGCATATTGCCGGGGCGCACTTCGCCGACCTCGAACGCGACCTGAGCGGGCCGGTGCTCAAGGGCAGCACAGGCCGCCACCCGCTGCCCGACCCACAGCGGCTGGTGGAGCGCCTTCGCGAGTGGGGTGTGGACAACGACAGCCAGGTGGTGCTCTACGACGACGGCCCCGGCGCCTTTGCCGCCCGTGCCTGGTGGCTGCTGGCCTGGCTGGGCAAGCGCGACGCGGTGTTCATCCTCGATGGCGGCCTGAAGGCCTGGCACGCCGCCCACCTGCCGCTGAGCCTCGACCCGCCGGTACGGCGCGAAGGCAATTTCAGCGGTGGGCCGGACATGGCGCTGCTGGTCGATGCCGCCCACCTGGCCAAGCGCCTGGACGACCCCGCGATGACCTTGATCGACGCGCGCGGCCTGCCGCGCTTCCGTGGCGAGGTCGAGCCGATCGACCCGGTGGCCGGGCATATCCCTGGCGCCCGATGCGCGGCATTCACCGACAACCTTGGCGCGGACGGGCGGTTCCTGCCGGCCGCCCAGCTGAAACAGCGTTTTGCCGAAAAACTGGGCGATCGGGCGCCGGAGGACCTGGTGGCTTATTGCGGCTCTGGCGTGACGGCTTGCCACAACCTGTTTGCCCTGTCGCTGGCGGGTTATCCGCTGGGGCGGTTGTATGCCGGGTCGTGGAGTGAGTGGATCAATGATCCGAGGCGCGGCGTAGCCACTGGCGATTGA